A stretch of the Veillonella parvula DSM 2008 genome encodes the following:
- the mnmE gene encoding tRNA uridine-5-carboxymethylaminomethyl(34) synthesis GTPase MnmE → MYIDDTIAAIATPPGIGGVGIIRVSGKDSFPIVNSLFKSTGTVPLMDCQNRTIQYGTIVDPTTNKTIDEVLVLLMKGPHSYTAEDVVEIQCHGGIVPVRQILKLLVNHDVRMAEAGEFTKRAFMNGRIDLTQAEAIIDIIEAKTEDSLSLAVAQLDGTVSSFVKDVREQLIAMIAHLEVTIDYPEEDIEDVTSQEVREQLQPILKAMDELLSTANTGRLIRDGITTVIVGRPNAGKSSLMNALLRENRAIVTDIPGTTRDSIEEYMTVEGISLRLIDTAGIRDTQDTVEALGVERARDYINKADIVLCVIDGSTSLTPEEIEILTSVSGLNTIVLLNKSDVAQVVTDENIKEHGTFTAIERISAKEGEGSAVLAKWVQELVYGGRVKQDNSAMISNVRHISLMEQAKAQVEQALSSIDMGMPVDFVATDLRSAWELLGDITGDTIRESMIDELFSRFCLGK, encoded by the coding sequence ATGTATATAGATGATACAATAGCGGCCATTGCGACACCGCCCGGCATCGGTGGGGTTGGTATTATTCGTGTTAGCGGCAAGGATAGTTTTCCTATTGTAAATAGCCTGTTCAAGAGCACTGGCACCGTTCCTTTGATGGATTGCCAAAATAGAACGATACAATATGGGACCATTGTGGATCCTACAACGAACAAGACCATCGACGAGGTTCTTGTATTATTAATGAAAGGCCCTCATTCTTACACGGCGGAAGATGTGGTAGAAATCCAGTGTCACGGTGGCATTGTGCCGGTTCGACAAATTCTGAAATTGCTCGTCAATCATGATGTACGCATGGCTGAGGCCGGCGAATTTACGAAGCGTGCCTTTATGAACGGACGTATCGACCTCACCCAAGCGGAGGCGATCATTGATATTATTGAAGCAAAAACGGAGGACTCCCTCTCCCTCGCTGTGGCTCAGCTAGATGGAACTGTTTCGTCCTTTGTAAAAGATGTGCGAGAACAGCTCATCGCCATGATTGCTCATTTAGAGGTAACCATTGATTATCCTGAGGAGGATATAGAAGACGTAACGAGCCAAGAGGTTCGTGAACAGTTGCAGCCTATTTTGAAAGCTATGGATGAACTCTTGTCCACAGCTAATACAGGTCGCCTTATTCGGGACGGTATTACGACGGTTATCGTAGGCCGTCCAAATGCAGGTAAATCGAGCTTGATGAACGCTCTCTTGCGCGAAAATCGCGCTATCGTAACGGATATTCCGGGGACGACACGCGATAGTATTGAAGAATATATGACCGTAGAAGGCATTTCCTTGCGCCTCATCGATACAGCAGGTATTCGCGACACACAAGATACGGTGGAAGCCCTCGGTGTGGAGCGTGCTCGCGATTATATTAACAAAGCAGACATCGTGCTCTGCGTTATTGACGGATCTACTTCTTTAACCCCTGAAGAAATCGAAATTTTGACCTCTGTGAGCGGTTTGAATACTATCGTACTCCTTAATAAGTCCGATGTGGCACAAGTCGTTACAGATGAAAATATTAAAGAACACGGAACCTTCACGGCTATCGAACGAATCAGTGCTAAAGAAGGTGAAGGCTCTGCGGTTCTTGCCAAATGGGTGCAAGAACTCGTCTACGGCGGTCGCGTAAAACAAGACAATAGCGCCATGATCAGTAATGTGCGCCACATCAGCCTCATGGAACAAGCGAAGGCTCAAGTAGAACAAGCCCTCTCCTCTATCGACATGGGCATGCCTGTAGATTTTGTAGCCACCGACCTGCGTAGCGCTTGGGAACTACTAGGCGACATCACGGGCGATACCATCCGAGAAAGCATGATAGATGAATTGTTTAGTCGTTTTTGCCTTGGTAAGTGA
- the jag gene encoding RNA-binding cell elongation regulator Jag/EloR codes for MEFIDVSAKTIEDAIAKGVAQLASEGQELVETKVLEQPSSGFLGIGRKPAVVRLFFTALAKSATAEEAANVKEQSVAIASEPVATSETEVQDTAAETSESTVEEKPSKKELSKEDQQEIAEKGKQFLDDMFTQMGLTVVIEKMMTKDKITFQVHGEELGILIGKHGQTLDAIQYLTNLVAHKDVSGHCHIVVDVENYRSRREETLVNLAKRLAFKVKRNRQKVSLEPMNAFERKIIHTALQGDKNVITNSEGDEPFRHVVISYKK; via the coding sequence ATGGAATTTATCGATGTATCTGCTAAAACCATTGAAGATGCCATTGCTAAAGGTGTAGCTCAATTGGCCTCTGAAGGCCAAGAATTGGTAGAAACTAAGGTCTTAGAACAACCTTCTAGTGGATTTTTAGGCATTGGTCGTAAACCAGCAGTTGTTCGCTTATTCTTCACCGCTTTAGCTAAATCTGCTACTGCAGAAGAAGCAGCTAATGTTAAAGAACAATCTGTAGCTATTGCTTCCGAACCAGTGGCAACAAGCGAAACAGAAGTACAAGATACGGCAGCTGAAACTTCTGAAAGTACTGTAGAAGAAAAACCTTCTAAAAAAGAACTTTCAAAAGAAGATCAACAAGAAATTGCTGAAAAGGGTAAACAATTCCTTGATGATATGTTTACACAAATGGGTCTTACTGTCGTTATCGAGAAGATGATGACGAAAGATAAGATTACATTCCAAGTACACGGCGAAGAGCTAGGTATTTTGATCGGCAAACATGGTCAAACATTGGATGCTATTCAATATTTAACAAATCTCGTGGCTCACAAGGATGTATCTGGCCATTGCCATATCGTTGTAGATGTGGAAAATTATCGTTCTCGCCGAGAAGAAACATTGGTGAATCTCGCGAAACGCTTGGCTTTTAAGGTGAAACGCAATCGTCAAAAGGTTTCTTTAGAACCGATGAATGCTTTTGAACGTAAAATCATTCATACCGCCCTTCAAGGGGATAAAAATGTTATTACCAACAGTGAAGGGGATGAACCATTCCGTCACGTTGTGATTTCGTACAAAAAATAA
- a CDS encoding YidC/Oxa1 family membrane protein insertase yields the protein MDFLSGIFQPIVDLMSTLVTYAFQLTQMIGYPSYGVAIILLTIVIKAILAPLTVKQIKSMKAMQELQPRMKQLQDKYKNDPAKLQAEMGALYKEMGVNPLAGCLPLLVQMPFLIAIYWALKDYPYDPNFVQFLWLPSLGDPDPMYILPILSALSTWVMSRQTSSGATGAAAQQQKIMTIFMPLFIGYISLSFPSGLVIYWVVSNVFQLIQQHFIYKNLNAK from the coding sequence ATGGACTTTTTAAGTGGTATTTTCCAACCTATCGTTGATTTAATGAGCACATTGGTAACCTATGCGTTCCAATTGACTCAAATGATAGGTTATCCAAGCTACGGTGTGGCTATTATCCTTTTAACAATCGTTATTAAAGCGATTTTGGCACCACTTACTGTTAAGCAAATCAAATCCATGAAGGCTATGCAAGAATTGCAGCCTCGCATGAAACAATTGCAAGATAAATATAAAAACGATCCTGCAAAACTGCAAGCGGAAATGGGTGCATTGTACAAAGAAATGGGCGTTAACCCATTGGCTGGTTGCTTGCCTCTATTGGTGCAAATGCCATTCTTGATCGCGATTTACTGGGCTTTGAAAGATTACCCATATGATCCAAACTTTGTACAATTCTTGTGGTTGCCTAGCCTTGGCGATCCAGATCCAATGTACATCTTACCTATTTTGAGTGCATTATCCACATGGGTTATGTCTCGTCAAACTAGTAGTGGTGCAACTGGTGCTGCTGCGCAACAACAAAAGATTATGACAATCTTTATGCCTTTATTCATTGGTTACATTTCTTTGAGCTTCCCATCTGGTCTCGTTATCTACTGGGTAGTTTCTAACGTATTCCAATTGATTCAACAGCATTTCATTTACAAAAATTTGAACGCTAAGTAG
- the yidD gene encoding membrane protein insertion efficiency factor YidD, with protein sequence MKRCITMLLRLLIRFYQLAISPLKPGCCRYYPTCSTYTLQAIEKYGPLKGSWMGLKRILRCHPFHKGGYDPVP encoded by the coding sequence ATGAAACGCTGTATAACCATGCTTTTACGACTTTTAATTAGGTTCTATCAGCTCGCCATATCTCCCTTAAAACCTGGATGTTGCCGTTATTATCCGACATGTTCCACATATACTCTGCAGGCCATCGAAAAATATGGTCCTTTGAAAGGTAGCTGGATGGGTTTAAAACGCATTCTTCGCTGTCATCCTTTCCATAAGGGTGGCTACGATCCAGTTCCATAA